In Acidobacteriota bacterium, the DNA window GGCGTTGCGTATCCGCTGCTGAAGATGATCCCGTCCGTTCGCGATTGATTCATCGAGCAGCGCCTCTCTGCCCCTTCGCGGTCTGTCCGGGCAGAAGGAATGTCTTCGGGTATCTTCCTTCCCCGCAGACCTTGAACGAACCGAAGTCTTTGTACCAGAGACCGTCGGGAGCTTCGGGTTCGGACTCCCGCCAGACCTTCACCACGAGACAGGCGGCGCCGCCGAGAGCGGGCCTCTCTCCCGCTACTCGGGCGCGCGGAAGCCGTTGTTGATCACCCAGGAGGGGTTCAGGAAGAAGACGAGAACCTTCTGTCCGAAGTTGAGGTTTCCCTTCTTCAGGATCTCGAGAGACAGCTGGTGGAAGACCTCCCCGAGGAGGCTGCCCCGATCGGCGCGGTGACGAGGTCCTGGATGCTCGGCTGCGCGGCGACCGACTCGGTCGCGCACTCCCCACAG includes these proteins:
- a CDS encoding DUF3943 domain-containing protein is translated as MGHPYAGALYYNMMRSQGGTPLQSFGFTLFQSTLWGVRDRVGRRAAEHPGPRHRADRGSLLGEVFHQLSLEILKKGNLNFGQKVLVFFLNPSWVINNGFRAPE